The genomic stretch GAACGGCAGCCGCGAGGGGCTGTACAACGTCGCGATGGCGCTGTGCCCCGAGCAGAAGAACGGTCAGCGGCCCGTCGTGCTGATGCCGAACCCGTTTTATCAGGTCTATATGCTGGCGGCGACATCCGTCGGGGCCGAGCCGGTGTTTGTGAACGCGACGGCCGAGTCGGGCCACCTTCCGGATTACACGGGCCTGACTGTGGATGTGTTGGAGCGGACCGTGGCCTGCTATATCTGCTCGCCTGCCAACCCGCAGGGCGCGGTGGCGGATTATGGCTATTGGTCTGATCTGATCACTTTGGCCGAAAAGTATGATTTCCAGATTTTCGCGGATGAATGCTATTGCGATATCTACCGCGATGCACCGCCCGTGGGTGCCATGCAGGTGGCACGGAACCTGGGCGCTGATCCCGAACGGCTTGTGACGTTTCATTCGTTGTCGAAGCGGTCAAATCTGCCGGGGCTGCGGTCGGGATTTGCGGCGGCTGGCCCCGAAAGCATTGCGCGGATGCGTCAATTGCGCATGTACACAGGCGCGCCGCTGCCCTTGCCGCTGCAAGCTGCGGCAGCGGCCGTTTGGGCGGACGAGGCGCATGTGGACGAAAACCGCGCGCTGTATCGCGAGAAATACGACTTGGCAGACCGCATTTTGGGCAATGTTGCGGGCTACAAGGGGCCAGAGGCCGGATTTTTCCTGTGGCTGCCGGTTGAAGACGGCGAAGCCGCCGCGCTGAGCCTGTGGCAGGCGACGGGTGTGCGGGTGCTGCCCGGTGCCTACCTGAGCCAGAATGATGCATCGGGTGTGAACCCCGGAAAAGGATATATCAGGGTCGCCTTGGTGGCCCCAAAGCCGGATGTGGAGCGTGGCCTGACGGCCATTCGCGACCACATTTACGGCGTGAAATAACGAGGGACGAAAGCAATGGCATATCAGACACGCGGGCGCGACCCACTGTTGGACACCAACATGGCCGAGGCCATCGAGAAACGGGGCAAGGAGCTGATTGGCATCGCCCTGCTGGTGGCCGGTCTGATGGCCGCTGCGATGATTGCGTCCTATACCCCGGATGATCCCAACTGGATGGTGTCGACCGATGCGCCGGTGCAGAACTGGCTGGGGCGCACAGGGGCGTCGATTGCGGCACCGTTGTTCATGATTGCAGGCTGGGGGGCGTGGGGCATTGCCGCTGTGCTGCTGGTCTGGGGCGTGCGCTTTGCGCTGCATGCAGGTGACGAGCGTGCCGTGGGGCGGTTGATTTTTGCGCCGATCGTGGTGGCCTTTGGCGCAATCTATGCGGCAACGCTGGAACCCGACGCGCAATGGCTGCGGACCCATTCCTTTGGCCTGGGCGGGCTGTTTGGCGACACGGTTATGGGCGCGATCCTGACGATCCTGCCGCTGGGTTCTGCTTTTGCGGTCAAAACGATGTCGTTCCTGATGGGTGTGGGTATCGTGGTGTTGTCGGCCTTTGTGCTGGGCTTTACCATGCCCGAGCTGAAACGGATCGGGCGGTTTTTGCTGATCGGTCTTATCATGGTCTATGCGTGGACGATGACGCTGCTGGGCCGAGGTGCCAGCGGCGCGGTGCAGGGTGCGCGTGCGCTTCAGGCGAAGACTGCCGAGCGTCGTGAACAAAAGCGCATCGAGGCGGAAGAAAACGCCGCCTTTCATGCGCAACAGGCTTTTGCCGAACCGATTGTGCCGCAGGCCCCTGCGCATGGCATGTTCCAGACCGAAGCCGCACCCAAAAGCGGGCTGCTGGCGCGGATGCCGGGGCTGATCAAACGCCCTGACGTGTATCCAGAAGAAGAGATGCCCGAACCTGAGCTGATCGAGAGCTATAGCACGGCCGAAGTGGACGAAGGCCCCGGAGATGACCGTATCAGGGCCAAGATCGCGGACGTGATCAAAAGCCGCGTGCGTCAGGCACCTGTGTTGCAGGCCGAGAAATCAATGCCGCTGACAGGGGGGCTGGGGCAGGATCGCCGCCCGAAACCTTTGGTGTTGAACACCGCGCGCCCCGCCGAACTGCCCGCCGAGCCGCCGTTGACGGCGGCCGCAGTTGCAACCCCTGCGATGCGCGCCGAGCCGCCGCTGACCGCATCGCGTGCGGCGCCTGACTATTTCTCGAAACCGGTTGCGGCGCCTGTTGTGACCCCTGTGCGTGCGCCGGTTGCCATGCAAACACCTGCGCCAGCACCCGCGCCGGAACCGATGGCATATGCCGAACCCGACGCCTACGAGGATCAGTACCTTGAGGCCGACGAGGACGAGGTCGAGGCGCTGGCCCTGCACCAGCCGGAACCGCAAGCGCCGGTGATTCCCGTGGCCGAGCCGCGTAAGGTTGTGCAGCAACCCGCCCGCAAGATTGTGCAGCCCAGCAAACAGGCCCGTGCCGAGGCCCAGCCCGCGCTTTCGTTTGAAGACACGCACCCGGGCTTTGAGTTGCCGCCGCTGAGCCTGTTGGAAAGCCCTGAAACCGTGCAGCGTCTGCACCTGTCGGACGAGGCGCTGGAAGAAAACGCGCGGATGCTTGAAAGCGTGCTGGATGATTATGGCGTCAAGGGCGAGATCGTCAGCGTGCGCCCCGGTCCCGTGGTCACCATGTATGAACTGGAGCCTGCTCCGGGGTTGAAAGCCAGCCGCGTGATCGGTCTGGCCGATGACATCGCCCGTTCGATGGCGGCGCTGTCTGCGCGTGTGTCGACGGTGCCGGGCCGGTCGGTCATCGGGATCGAACTGCCCAACGAACACCGCGAAAAGGTGGTCTTGCGTGAAATCCTGTCGAGTCGTGATTTTGGCGACAGCAACATGCGCCTGCCGCTGGCCCTGGGCAAGGATATCGGTGGCGACAGCGTGGTGGCGAACCTTGCCAAAATGCCCCACCTGCTGATCGCGGGGACCACCGGATCGGGTAAATCCGTGGCCATCAACACGATGATCCTGTCGTTGCTGTACAAGCTGACGCCGGATGAATGCCGCCTGATCATGATCGACCCCAAGATGCTGGAACTGTCCGTCTATGACGGCATCCCGCACCTTCTGTCCCCAGTTGTGACCGACCCGAAAAAGGCCGTTGTCGCGCTGAAATGGACCGTGG from Pseudosulfitobacter sp. DSM 107133 encodes the following:
- a CDS encoding aminotransferase class I/II-fold pyridoxal phosphate-dependent enzyme, which translates into the protein MNFPERFSNLPAYAFPRLRALLDHHTPGGDVVHMTIGEPKHAFPAWVTDVISRNTVGFNSYPPNEGTPELRAAFCDWVARRYNVALDPETNVLPLNGSREGLYNVAMALCPEQKNGQRPVVLMPNPFYQVYMLAATSVGAEPVFVNATAESGHLPDYTGLTVDVLERTVACYICSPANPQGAVADYGYWSDLITLAEKYDFQIFADECYCDIYRDAPPVGAMQVARNLGADPERLVTFHSLSKRSNLPGLRSGFAAAGPESIARMRQLRMYTGAPLPLPLQAAAAAVWADEAHVDENRALYREKYDLADRILGNVAGYKGPEAGFFLWLPVEDGEAAALSLWQATGVRVLPGAYLSQNDASGVNPGKGYIRVALVAPKPDVERGLTAIRDHIYGVK
- a CDS encoding DNA translocase FtsK codes for the protein MAYQTRGRDPLLDTNMAEAIEKRGKELIGIALLVAGLMAAAMIASYTPDDPNWMVSTDAPVQNWLGRTGASIAAPLFMIAGWGAWGIAAVLLVWGVRFALHAGDERAVGRLIFAPIVVAFGAIYAATLEPDAQWLRTHSFGLGGLFGDTVMGAILTILPLGSAFAVKTMSFLMGVGIVVLSAFVLGFTMPELKRIGRFLLIGLIMVYAWTMTLLGRGASGAVQGARALQAKTAERREQKRIEAEENAAFHAQQAFAEPIVPQAPAHGMFQTEAAPKSGLLARMPGLIKRPDVYPEEEMPEPELIESYSTAEVDEGPGDDRIRAKIADVIKSRVRQAPVLQAEKSMPLTGGLGQDRRPKPLVLNTARPAELPAEPPLTAAAVATPAMRAEPPLTASRAAPDYFSKPVAAPVVTPVRAPVAMQTPAPAPAPEPMAYAEPDAYEDQYLEADEDEVEALALHQPEPQAPVIPVAEPRKVVQQPARKIVQPSKQARAEAQPALSFEDTHPGFELPPLSLLESPETVQRLHLSDEALEENARMLESVLDDYGVKGEIVSVRPGPVVTMYELEPAPGLKASRVIGLADDIARSMAALSARVSTVPGRSVIGIELPNEHREKVVLREILSSRDFGDSNMRLPLALGKDIGGDSVVANLAKMPHLLIAGTTGSGKSVAINTMILSLLYKLTPDECRLIMIDPKMLELSVYDGIPHLLSPVVTDPKKAVVALKWTVGEMEERYRKMSKMGVRNIEGYNGRVREALAKGEMFSRTVQTGFDDDTGEPMFETEEFQPVALPYIVVVVDEMADLMMVAGKEIEACIQRLAQMARASGIHLIMATQRPSVDVITGTIKANFPTRISFQVTSKIDSRTILGEMGAEQLLGMGDMLYMAGGAKITRCHGPFVSDEEVEEIVNHLKAYGAPDYVSGVVEGPDEDKESNIDAVLGLGGNTDGEDALYDTAVAIVIKDRKCSTSYIQRKLAIGYNKAARLVEQMEDQGVVSAANHVGKREILVPEQ